AACTTACTAATTTCCCGATCCTGTTCCGCAAGTTCTTCAATCAAGCTTTTAAGTGAAGGATCCAGGGAAGCATCCGATACTCTGTTTACAGCCGCATTAAAAACGAGCTTACCTAATTCCTTAAACTTTTTTAATCTGGTCCTTCTCAGATGGGCAAGACGTACTTTTATTGAAATTCTTCGGGTAAAATCACCGATATACCTTCTTATTTCTGAAATCCAATCTTTTACCACAGATGGAGTAAGGGGTATGGGAGTGTGGGGGTATGGAAGTAGGGGGGTATTAAAAATTTCTCCCACACTTTTCTACTCCCACACTCCCATACTTCTCACTCCTACCCTCCCATCCTGACACTCCGCTACTTCTCTATATCGGTTATACAAGTACCCATAAAATACCCATGGAATGAACAGTAATATCTAATTTCTCGGGCTTTATTTGAATACTCTCGGTCAACTTCAAATATTCTTTAAACCTCTCTTCAATGGCTACAACTTCCTGCTCTAATTCGAAGTTGAGGTCATAAAGCTGTTGTCTCAGTTCATCAAATGGGTCCAGTTTATCTGGCCTATTTTTCACTTTGTTCAGATTATCATGATCTTTCCCACTTTGAACTATCTCATCCACGGATCTCCTTCCCTGTAAGAAGGCCAAGACAGGTTCCCCGGCGGTCAAGAGCACTTCACGTTTTCTGGCTGTATACTCCATCTCATCGGATATAAGCACATCTTTCTCACTCATGAATCTCTTTTCTATTTGGTCAAAGCGTCTTTGGTAAACATTTCGGAGATTTTCAATGGCATCTTGAATTTTCTCATCAATAATCCCTTCACATTTAAGCTGAAACTCCTCCAGAGATTCTTTTAAGCCAGAGTAAATTTGTAGTCCAGGGTTATAATATATAACCAAAAAATAGTCCCTGTAAAGATGTTCTTTAAGCTCTTTCTCAAGCTCCGTGAAATCATTCATTTTACTTAAAGCACTGGGAAGTCTATCGTGAAGGGCATCCTCCTCAGGGGTAGCCTGTAAATCTGCTTTAGAGATCTGGAAGGAACTCCGGCTCCAGTCTACAAAGGGATAAAAATCCATGAATGGAGCGGCGAGATGGAACTCCTTAGACACATGAATATTGGCGCGTTTATAATCAAAATTAATCTCAACTCTGGCATAAATAGCAGGTTTATAAAGCTTTTTCCCCTTAGCTCCTTCTCGCCAGTCATCAAAAGACTTTAAGAATTTATCTGCTTCTTCTTTCAACAGAGCAGAACTTTTTAAATAAAGCTGATCCCCTGTTAACAAAGTTGAAAGCAAATGTTGAGATCTACCCTGCTTATGCATTGTAATAAAACTCACTTTAAGAGCAGATTATCCATAGGTTAAAAACCTATATTAACTTTAATGTGTAAAGCTCAGAGTTATTTTTCAAAATAACAACCCTATCATAAAAGGAAATATTTTGCCTTGTCAATAATAAAGTTGTAAGACGTAACTGTAACAATTTAGTAGATGTCACTTTTTCTGTCTGAATACCCCCCCCCGCTAGCCTCCCTCCAGGGGGGCCAGCGGGGGGGTGTTTCTTTTTCCATCTACTAAATTGATATGAATACTTTCAAGACTAACTGAAAGGCGTAAGGAAGGAAGTAGTCCTTGATGAGTTCTCTCTACCTGTGACTTTTCATCAAAGAGTACTTCATCTTATGATTCTACAGGAATGATATCTAAAAAAGCGATGGAAATATCTCCCTTTATTGTTATGGAAGTTCTAGAAAGGGCCCATGAGATAGAAAAGCAGGAAAAAGGTTCGGTCATTCACCTGGAGGTTGGGGAGCCTGATTTTAACACCCCTTCCTGCATTATCGAAGCTGCCGTAGAAGCCCTTCGACAGGGAGATACCCACTACACCCATAGCATGGGGCTTCTAGAACTTCGAGAAGCCATTGCCCGGCATTATCAGGAAAAGTATCAAGTTTGTATTTCACCGGACCAGATTATTGTAACTTCAGGAACGTCCCCGGCTCTATTTCTCATTTTTGCTTCCCTCCTTGAACCTGGGGATGAAGTTATTTTATCTAATCCTTGCTATGCCTGTTATCCCAATTTTATAACCCTGCTAGGTGGAGTTCCCTGCTATGTGGAGGTTGAAGAAAAAGAAGGGTTCCAATATACGCCGGAGAAAATTAACGAAAAACTCTCCAAACGGACCAAGGCTATTTTACTTAACTCTCCCTCAAATCCTACCGGCAACCTGTTATCTGCAGAAACCATGCAACGTATCGCTTGTTTTTCGCCT
The genomic region above belongs to Candidatus Limnocylindrales bacterium and contains:
- a CDS encoding pyridoxal phosphate-dependent aminotransferase, encoding MISKKAMEISPFIVMEVLERAHEIEKQEKGSVIHLEVGEPDFNTPSCIIEAAVEALRQGDTHYTHSMGLLELREAIARHYQEKYQVCISPDQIIVTSGTSPALFLIFASLLEPGDEVILSNPCYACYPNFITLLGGVPCYVEVEEKEGFQYTPEKINEKLSKRTKAILLNSPSNPTGNLLSAETMQRIACFSPFIISDEIYHGLVYEGREHSILEFTRRAFVLNGFSKLYAMTGWRLGYVIAPPEFVRPMQKIQQNFFISASSFAQRGGIAALTLPQVKEEVQRMVDLYNIRRKLMLRKLREGGFEITVDPTGAFYVFARADRFGKDSYKLAFDILENAHVAVTPGIDFGKKGEGYLRFSYANSIENIEEGLRRINQYLHQRIPLG